The following are from one region of the Capsicum annuum cultivar UCD-10X-F1 chromosome 1, UCD10Xv1.1, whole genome shotgun sequence genome:
- the LOC124898129 gene encoding histone H3.2-like: protein MKLLYPRGKYIFATLLSHGSLSGYSSLVQSLSLIKNLNQRAIFSITTIPKNFTHFSKFSTFPPSISLYKFSITHFSKFTIAAKLQNYSIYSFSLFSYNQMARTKQTARKSTGGKAPRKQLATKAARKSAPATGGVKKPHRFRPGTVALREIRKYQKSTELLIRKLPFQRLVREIAQDFKTDLRFQSSAVAALQEAAEAYLVGLFEDTNLCAIHAKRVTIMPKDIQLARRIRGERA from the exons ATGAAG CTCTTGTATCCACGTGGCAAATACATATTTGCTACTTTACTTTCACATGGATCGCTATCCGGATATTCATCTCTTGTCCAATCTCTATCGTTAATAAAAAATCTTAATCAACGGGCTATATTCTCAATCACCACAATACCAAAAAATTTCACACACTTTTCGAAATTCTCAACTTTCCCGCCTTCCATCTCTCTTTATAAATTCTCCATTACCCATTTCTCAAAATTCACCATTGCAGCAAAACTCCAGAATTACTCAATATATTCATTCTCTTTGTTCTCATACAATCAAATGGCTCGTACTAAGCAAACTGCCCGCAAATCCACTGGAGGAAAGGCTCCAAGGAAGCAGCTAGCCACCAAGGCTGCTAGAAAGTCTGCCCCGGCGACTGGAGGAGTGAAGAAACCTCACCGTTTCAGGCCAGGAACTGTGGCTCTTAGAGAAATCAGGAAGTACCAGAAGTCTACTGAGTTGTTGATCAGGAAGCTTCCATTTCAGAGGCTTGTGAGGGAAATCGCTCAGGATTTCAAGACAGATCTGAGGTTCCAGAGCAGTGCTGTTGCTGCTCTACAAGAGGCTGCTGAGGCTTATCTCGTTGGTCTCTTTGAAGATACCAATCTCTGCGCAATTCATGCTAAGAGGGTCACCATCATGCCTAAGGATATTCAGCTTGCAAGGAGGATCCGTGGAGAGAGGGCTTAA
- the LOC107852176 gene encoding disease resistance protein RPM1-like produces MGGSGKTSLVKKVYKDAAAKKNFNSLAWITVSMSFKVEEVLKDMIQQLYDEVKQPAPESLSTMSNNRLKIIAKVFLQSRTYVLVFDDVWSIQALEAIRYALPDVNNGSRIILTTLLLDVASFCSTETNGYVYEVKPLSAEELWILFCRKAFHGNSCPSRLESISRNILKKCGGLPLAIVAIGGVLATKNRNKIREWGMLNHNLGLALDSNNKFESMRIVLLLNFKDLPYYLNPCVLHLSIYNKDHLIELEDVADGYLNELINRSLIHPVQYNDDGSIKLGQIHDLYCELIFLKSRDDNFTATVDEQNKLWPEKTQRLSLHGMLGNLQVKGPVTKLRSLLTFGVADPQSFSCISQVLGSARMLRV; encoded by the exons ATGGGAGGTTCAGGAAAGACCTCCCTGGTTAAGAAAGTGTATAAGGATGCAGCAGCCAAGAAAAACTTCAACAGCCTTGCTTGGATAACAGTTTCCATGTCCTTCAAGGTTGAAGAAGTTTTGAAAGACATGATTCAACAACTCTATGATGAAGTGAAGCAGCCAGCACCTGAAAGTCTAAGCACCATGAGCAACAACAGGTTAAAAATAATAGCAAAAGTATTCCTGCAATCGAGAACGTATGTGCTAGTTTTTGATGATGTCTGGAGTATTCAAGCTTTGGAAGCTATCAGATATGCATTGCCTGATGTAAATAATGGAAGTCGTATTATCCTCACAACACTTCTTTTGGATGTGGCTTCCTTTTGTAGCACAGAGACCAATGGCTATGTTTATGAGGTGAAACCCTTGTCTGCTGAAGAGTTGTGGATTCTTTTCTGTCGAAAGGCATTTCATGGTAATTCATGCCCTTCACGCTTGGAAAGCATTTCAAGGAACATCTTAAAAAAATGTGGTGGACTGCCGCTGGCTATTGTGGCCATTGGTGGGGTTTTGGCTACAAAGAACAGAAATAAAATTAGGGAATGGGGAATGCTTAATCACAACCTTGGCCTTGCACTGGACAGCAATAATAAATTTGAGAGTATGAGAATAGTTTTGTTACTCAATTTCAAGGATCTTCCCTATTATCTTAATCCATGCGTCCTGCATTTAAGCATTTATAACAAGGATCATCTGATTGAAC TCGAAGATGTTGCAGATGGCTATCTCAATGAGCTCATCAACAGAAGCTTGATCCATCCAGTACAGTACAATGATGATGGTAGCATAAAATTGGGCCAGATTCATGATCTATACTGCgagcttatttttttaaaatcaagagaTGATAACTTTACTGCAACAGTTGATGAGCAGAATAAATTATGGCCTGAAAAAACACAACGGCTGTCACTGCATGGCATGTTGGGGAACTTACAAGTGAAAGGGCCAGTCACTAAACTTCGCTCCTTGCTTACATTTGGTGTAGCAGATCCACAGTCCTTTTCTTGCATAAGTCAAGTGCTTGGTAGTGCCCGGATGCTAAGAGTTTAG